Within the Candidatus Cloacimonadota bacterium genome, the region ATGCCAGACAAGACATTGGTTTGTAAAGATTGCTCGAACGAATTCGTGTTCACCGAAGGCGAACAGGAATTTTACAAGGAAAAGGGTTTGGCCAACGAGCCCCAGCGCTGCCCGGAATGCCGCAAGGCCAAAAAGCAGATGTACAACCGCAACAGATTTCAGCGCGACCCCCATTGAGTTAAGCTGATTCCAAGCATAAAACGCCGTCCTTCATGGGCGGCGATTTTTTTGCGGAAAAGAAGGCTCCCTTTCAAGCCGGGTGGATAAAACCCGGCGTTTCCAACCCGGACGGCGGCAGTAATCAAGCCCCGCTGAACAGCGAATCGATGCTGATTGGCCGTTAAGGCCTTTTCCTGTGTCCCGGATGTGCCTCCCGCACAATAGCCGCACTTGATGCGAGGATTATACGCGGTGCGTGGGAGGGGGATGGAAACGGGCGTTCAGGGCCTGGCCGGCAGGACACTGGCAGGACTTTGCTGTGGGTAAGTATTTATGGCTCTTCACCTTGTTATTAGCCTTAACAACATATATACCCGTCCACAAAATTCCACGTCATTCCGGGCTTGCCCCGGAATCCAGAAACAACCACCACCCAGCCCTAAATCCACGTCATTCCGGGCTTGACCCGGAATCCAGTGTACA harbors:
- a CDS encoding cytochrome C551, whose amino-acid sequence is MPDKTLVCKDCSNEFVFTEGEQEFYKEKGLANEPQRCPECRKAKKQMYNRNRFQRDPH